CGCGGACGGACGCTTCGCAGTCACGGCAGGTCGGTCGGACGAGATCACCGATCCGCGACTCGATACCGGGGACCGCGAGGATCGCAAGCTCCGAGCGAAGTACGTCCACGCCGCTGTGGATGGGCGGAACGTCAAGAGTGGCGAGGAAATGACGATCCCGATCCCCGCGACCAGTGACGGCGTTCGAGAGCTACTGAGCCGACTCGAAGACGACCGCGATACTGTCAAAAACACTGATATCGACGCTCTCGAAGCCGAGATCGATCAGGCGGTGTACGATATGTTCGAGTTGACGGAAGACGAGCGAGAGGTTATCGAGGACTACTTAGAGGTCTTCTAACACCCATACTCTCCCTCAAGTTACCACCTATACAGGAACTGCCACCAATGGCGGAAGCCCGCCATGTGATCTCCCGCTACGCAATCGTCAGCGGTTCTGATCGGTCTTACCGGAAATGGTACTTTGCCGTGACTTAGATGGTTAGGCCCAGTAGGGTGTTCTGTAGAATGTCTACGCTTCGCCGCGAACACCCTGATCCGAATCAATCAAGGGTTGTTCCGGTGGACTCAGTGCCCTCTTGTCTTGTTCGACCTGTTCGGTTGCTTCGCTTCCTTCACTATACACCATAGAAGGGGGTATATATACCTCACCAGACTCGATCTCTGCAGACCACTCCGGTTCCACCCACGGCAGGGGTTCTTCATCCCTGACATACGGGATGTAGTGGCGATCTCGAACGGCCCTCGGGAGTGCATAATAGGTGAAATCCCCACGTCTTCCGCTGTTGAGGTAGCGATTGAATTGCTTTTCATACTGCCTGTACGGCACATCACAATCTTTTAACATTTGTCTCAATACGGGATCTAATTTCTCCTTCTTTAAACGCGAACTGACTTTTCGTCGGTCATCTTTCTTTAGACGGGGGTCTTCGTACATCGCAATCGCAGACTCAAATAGAACCGTCAGCTCAATCGAAACACCAGACTTGTTGTGCTTCTTACTAAGAACTCGATCACATATTCGACTTCGCAGATAAGTGTCCAAGTGTAGGTGATCGGTGATGATCAGGGTCCGATATAGTTTGAAGTAGAAACCACCCTTGCTTCGGTCGCCCCACAGTTCATAGTGGAGATGTGGTTTTTCGACATTCCGTTTTTCGCTGAACTTGAAGCCCCGATTATGCTTGTCAAGTCGCTTCCATTTTCCGGGTTCGCCCGGTGGGTCGTACTTTGATTTGGTTGAGAAATCAGTGCGGTGAGCCGGAATCCGGGTTTTGTGCTTTTGTATCGCTTCTTCATCCCGGCGGGCTTCACAGAGGGCTTTCCAATCGATCCAACGTACAGAGTTGTGACTGTTTGATGTCATTTTACAAATTTATTTGCGAATAGCCAATTCAAAGGTAGAAGGATGGAGCAGTGGCTCGCTGACTATTCTCACACATCTATACTCAGGAGACATAATAAAGCTATCTGTCGCGCTATGCTACTCACAATAGCACACTGTCAGAGGGAATCTAATCGGTATTTCAAAGTGACGAGGACTCCCGCCGGCGCTTCCGCGAGCTAACCGAGTATCAATAGCGTGTATGCTACCGGTTTCAACGCTGGCGTAGATCGCGGGAGACCCGGCCAATAGGACACCCGAAATTCTACAAAAAATTTGAGACCGGGTAACACCGTTCCCGGAGCAGAGATTTGAATGGTGTCACAACCCCCCTCCCCCGGTCTGTAGCGATAGTATCTGAACAGACGATCAATCATACTGGGGGGAGTACGGAACGCCAGCAGGAGGGACCGAAAGCGACTGGGAGAGATTGTAGGGCGACCTGCGACCGGCTCTGAATCAGTGAGAGAATCTGGGATCGGCTTCCCCTGAGAGACGACAGATGGGCAGATGCCGGGGGCGCTTCCGGGAACCGGCAGAGAGGTTCGACCAGTCAACTGCGCACCCCGCCTATGGAGTTTTGAGGCGAGTCGGAGTTGTGGGCACCACACAGGCGGCTTCCGCGATCCGAACCGGGACTCGACCGATCAACCTCGCGCGGGATAGGATGATGTATCGAGACAGGAGATGACGGTCAGTGCGCCCACCGTTCGACAGCAATCGTCGGTACTCGGTCGGGATCACGCACCCCGGCGAAGACAAGGCGGATTCCGGCGCGCCTTCCGGACTCGACGCAGTATCATTTCGGATAACCGCACGACGTAGTGGCAACGCGCCCGCTGACGGGTTCAGATGTGTCGCAGACAGTACCGGCAAGAGAGGCACTCTGACGGGTTTGAATCGCGTCTGAAACCACAGAAACAGCTATATCGATGCGGTGCCGTACAGCGAATAGGAACGGTGCGCGAAGCGCAGTGGACTCGCCGGGATTTGAACCCGGGGCCTCTTCCTTGCGAAGGAAGCGATCTGCCACTGATCTACGAGCCCGCACCCGGACAAAAGCCGGTGTCGCACTTGTAGCTTCTGTTTCCCACCCGGCGCGCGACCGCCTCACATGAACTCGCCCGCTACTCGCGCACACGAAGGAGCCGCAGACGCCCGGCGACCAACCCGAGCAACAGGCCGGTGAAGTGCGCGAGGAGAGCGACCCCCGGCGCGGCAGTAGCGACCGTCACGACGCCGGCGACGACGACGAACAGTGCCAACTGCGCGCGTCGGCCGAGGTCGAACCGCGAGAGCAGCGACCCGGACACGGAGTTGCCGGCGAGCAGGTAACCCAGCAGACCGAAGATGGCTCCACTCGCGCCCAGCACACCGGCGGTCCCGGCGACGAGCAAGTTCCCGACTGTCACCTGCACGAGTCCAGCCAACACGCCGGTCGTCACGAAGAACAGGTGAAATCGCAGTCGCGTCGTCCCGCGCTCGACCGCCAGGCCGAGCAAGAGGAGTGCGAGGCTGTTCGACAGGAGGTGTCCGAGGTTGGCGTGGGCGTACACCGAGACGAGGACGGTCGCCGGATCGAGCAGTGATCCCGGATCGAGGACGAACAGGCCGCCGGCACCGACGAGGCCGGCGAGCGTCTGGAGGGTTGCGACCACCGCGAAGACGACGAGCGTCTGGACGGTGGCGGTTCGGGTGACCATACCCGGAGTCGGGTCGGCGACGGGAAAACGCTACCGCGACTGCGACGCGCCGAGCGAAGAGCGACCAGTAGGAGAGAGCAGTCGCTCGCCGCGAGAAAGAACGGAGAATCGAGGCGCGAACGCCTTAGCGCCGTCCCGTCAGTCTTCGAGGACGATCTCGATGCTCACGTCGTTGGGCACCTGAATCCGCATCAGCTGCCGCAGCGCGCGTTCGTCGGCGTCGATGTCGATCAGCCGCTTGTGGACGCGCATCTCCCAGTGTTCCCACGTCGCGGTCCCCTCGCCGTCCGGGGACTTGCGGGTCGGAACCTCCAGCGTCTTCGTCGGGAGCGGGATCGGCCCACTCAGGCTGACGCCGGTCTTGTTGGCGATCTCCCGCACGTCGTCGCAGATGTCGTCGAGGTCCTCCGGGCTGGTCCCGGCGAGCCGAACGCGTGCCTGCTGCATCTTATCGCTCGTTGACGTCGAGCACCTTGCCGGCGGCGATGGTCTGACCCATGTCGCGGATGGCGAAGGAGCCGAGTTCCGGAATCTCGCCGGACGGCTCGATGCTGAGTGGCTTCTGCGGACGGACGGTCACGATGGCGGCGTCGCCGGACTTGATGAAGTCCGGGTTCTCCTCGGCGACCTCACCCGATGCCGGGTCCAGTTTCTGGTCGATGGACTCGATCGTACACGCGACCTGTGCGGTGTGCGCGTGGAAGACCGGCGTGTAGCCGGCCGTGATCACGGACGGGTGCTGCATGACGACGACCTGCGCCTGGAACGTCTCGGCGACGGACGGCGGGTCGTCGGCCGGGCCACAGACGTCGCCACGGCGGATGTCGTCCTTGCCGACGCCACGGACGTTGAACCCGACGTTGTCGCCCGGACCGGCCTGGTCGACTTCCTCGTGGTGCATCTCGACCGTCTTCACCTCGCCGCCCACGTCGGACGGCTGGAAGGAGACGTTGTCGCCGGGGTTGAGCGTCCCGGTCTCGATCCGGCCGACCGGGACGGTCCCGATGCCGGAGATGGTGTAGACGTCCTGGATCGGCAGGCGGAGCGGCGCGTCCGTCGGCGGCTCCGTCTCCGGCAGGTCGTTCAGCGCTTCGAGGAGGATGGCACCGTCGTACCAGTCGGTGTTGTCCGAGCGCTCGGCGATGTTGTCGCCCTCGAACGCGGAGATCGGGATGTAGGTCGCGTCGTCCGAACGGAAGCGGACCTGCTTCAGGAGCTGCTGGACCTCCTCTTTGACCTCCTTGTAGGTGTCCTCGCTGTAGTCGACGACGTCCATCTTGTTGACAGCGATGATCAGCTCGTTGATCCCGAGCGTGCGGGCGAGGAAGACGTGCTCGCGGGTCTGGGGCGCGACACCGTCGTCGGCCGCGACGACGAGGACCGCGTTGTCGGCCTGCGAGGCACCCGTGATCATGTTCTTCACGAAGTCACGGTGGCCCGGACAGTCGACGATGGTGAAGTAGTAGTCGTCGGTGTCGAACTCTTGGTGGGCGATGTCGATGGTGACACCACGCTCGCGCTCCTCGGCGAGGTTGTCCATCACGTAGGCGAACTCGAAGCCGCCCTTGCCCTTCTCCTCTGCTTCCTCGCGGTACTGCTCGATGACGTGCTCGGGGACGGACCCTGTCTCGAACAGGAGTCGCCCGACCAGCGTACTCTTCCCGTGGTCGACGTGGCCGATGATGGCCAAGTTCTGGTGCGGTTTGTCACTCATGGTGAAGTCACGCGCTAAGGCGCTTTGTGGGCCATCCTTCGGTTGATTCCCCTAAAACGATTTCGATACCCGGCACAGACGACCCCGCCGCTTGCTTGCGGTTTGTGGGATCACGTCCCATGGTGTGCCGGGGCACGGCGGCGGTCGTACTCACGACGGTCCCGAGTGAAATCTATCCCGTCGCTGGCAGGTCGACGCGGCGACGGCCGTGCGACGACCGGCCGTGGAGGTGTGCGTGCAGAACGGGCGGCACGGCTGAACGCGCGGTCACACAGAAAGGGTGTCGTCCGTAGGTGCTACCTTCGACAACTAGGCAATCTCGGCTTGTGGGGTGTGAAATCGTGACACGATGCTGACCGACCACTACTCGGTAGCCTGGCCGGAATCCAACTCCCGTTGCGCGTGGAGTAGCATCCCTCGCCACGTCAGCCCGTGACGCTTCTTCGTCGCTTTTAGACTCTCGTACTGTTTTTCGTCGATCTCAATGTTGATGTTCTTCATGTCGCATAGTTTGTGACCGACGGTGTTAACTGTGACTAACACTAATGTAACATTGTGTCCGAGATGGTGACGAAGACGTTACAGGCCACACTCACCACGCCCACCACGTGGAAAGAGGAGCGTCTACAGCGGCTCTTGGACACCTACCGCGACGCACTCCACGACGCCTTCGACAACAGGGCAGACACAATGTCGGCTGTCAATGATGTTGTGACCCCATATGAACTGCCGTACCAAGCCAAAGACGCGCTCAAGTCTTTCGTCCCAAAACTCCGCCGGACGTACAATGCCGAGGAGTTAGACGACGAGCATCCGCTTCGACTCGTCAATCGGGCCGCAAAGTTCGACTACTCCGAGGAGCGTAAACACGGCTTCGTGTGGCAGGTCCCGCAACCCGGTCGCGGGACGAATTTCTGGATTCCACTTCGGATTAACCCCGAACAGGAATCGCTGTGGTTCGACCTGCTCTCCGAAGACGCGACAGCAGGCGAGTTGCGCCTTCAGCGACACCGCACGTCGTGGGAATTGCACGTCACCGTCAAATACCCGGTCGAAGAACCGGCCGAACCAGACGACCCGACCTACATCGGATTCGACGTAGGCGAGAGCGCGTTGATCACGGGCTGTGCCCTCAAACGCGACGTACCACGGAAGCCGATGCTCGTTAGCGGCAGTCGAGCGCGACACCTCCGCAAAGAGATGTTCATGACCCTCCGCCGGCTCCAGTCGAGAGACGCCGCCGAGTGGCGCGTGGACGAACGATTCGACCACTATCAAAATGCTCTGACGGATATTATCGAGAAAGCCTCTCGGCAGGCCGTCGAGTACGCTGGGTCCTTCGATAACCCGGTTATCGTTCTCGAAGATCTGTCGTATATCCGTGAACGGTTGGACTGCGGCAAGTTCATGAACCGTCGTCTTCACGCATGGGCGTTCGCACGGCTACAAGGTCGAATCGAAGACAAAGCGATGGAGGTGGGAATTCGTGTCGAGTACGTCAACGCGGCGTACACCTCCCAGACGTGCCATGCCTGCAGCCGCCTCGGTCAACGAAGTCGGCAGGCGGAGTTTGTATGTCCACACGACGACTGCCACGTAACGGAGTTCCAAGCAGACATTAACGCGGCGGCGAACATCGCCGGTCGCGTCGACTCGTGGGGAGAGAGCGTCCGTTGGGAACCCGGACACGATGACTCGCCACGAGATGGGAGCGCCTGTGACAGCGCCACAGTCCACCGAGAGACGAGTCCGAGACCCGGATAGATGACGCTCTCGGCGCTTTCGGACTGAAACCTGCCAACCCGGATTCCCCTTGTAGGGGAACTCCCGCCGTTGACCGCGGGAAGGATGCCACCTGGCGGACGACGGGATAGCCTCCACAGGCATGGCAAAATGCGGGCGGAAGCGTTCACATCAACTCACAGCAAGTTCATCAGTGTTTCCCTTCCGTGACGGACGGTTTAAGCGACCAGCGCGCCGAGCCGTGGTATGCTCAGCTTCATCGGACTCGGTCTCTACGACGAACGGTCGATCACCGTCGAGGGACAGGAGACACTCCGGGCCGCCGACCGGGCGTTCGCGGAGTTCTACACCAGCCGTCTCGTCGGCGCGAGCGTCGCGGACCTTGAAGCGGCCCACGGCGTCGACATCGAAGTCCGGGACCGCGCGGGCGTCGAACAACACCCCGAACCGATCTTAGACGCTGCCGCAGACGAGCACGTCGCCTTCCTCACCGCCGGCGACACGATGATCTCCACGACCCACGTCGACTTACGCCTCCGGGCCATCGAGCGCGGCATCGAGACCGAGGTGATCCACGGCGTCACCGCCCAGTCGGCCGCGAGCAGTCTCACCGGCCTCCAGAACTACCGCTTCGGGAAGGCGACCACCCTCCCGTTCCCCTACGCCCACGGTGGCGACGACGTGCCACAGAGCGTGATCGACACCATCGAGGTGAACCGCGAGCGCGGCCTCCACACCGTCGTCTACCTCGACATCAAGGTCGACGGTCCCCGCGCACCGGACGGCGACCACGAGGAGTACATGACCGCCGACACCGCCGCCGGGCTGCTCGCCGAGGGGTGGCAGGACACACTCGGGGTCGTGGTCGCCCGCGCTGGCAGTCCCGACGCGGTCGTCGCCGGCGACCGACTCTCCGCGCTCGCCGCCCGCGACTTCGGTGGCCCGCTCCACCTGCTGGTGATCCCCGGCGACCTCCACCACGTCGAGGCCGACGCACTCGCCGGTCTCGCCGACACACCCGCAGACCTGTTGCCCGAATAGCGCACTCACGATCCGATCGTAATCTGCTCCAGATCCGATCCCGATCTCGATCCGATTGCTACCGTTTCGACTCCTCGTCGCCACCGACAGCGTACTCGTCGCCCGCCCCGTCGGTTCTGACCCGCGAGACGTCCAGCGCCTCGTGGAGGTCGTGTTCCTCCTTCGTCACCAGATACAGCACGTCCTCGATGACGGTCAGGAGTTCGGGCAGTTCCCGCACCACGAGGTACGTGATCCCGACGAGCGCGACGACCGCGAGCAGTTGGCTGATGACCCGATCCGAGAGGAAGAAGGAGACCATGTACGGATCTGAGGAGCCGAACAACAGCAGCACCTCGTCGACGAAGAACTGCATGTACTGTTTGCCGAAGACGATGCCGATGAACGTCGTCCGGAGCAGGTTCAGTCCGTAGATGATGGGTACCGCGATGGCCAGCCCTCGGAGCTTCCGCCGCAGTGGAGCCTTCACCGCCGCGATCAACCCGGCGAAGATGGCGATACTGCCCAGCCCAGTGCAGGCCAGGACGACCTCGAAGACGAGTCGCCGGCCGTCGGTCGTGAACATGAAGGCGTTCTGGTAGCCGGTCTCCGGGCCGGTCACGGGCGTCGGACTGAATCCTAACGTCTGGATCAGGAAACCGGTCTGGTCGGCGACGGTCGTGATGAGCAGTTCACGCGGCGCGGGCACCGCGACACCCGCGAGCACGACGGCGGGAATCGTCTCGAAGGGGAGGTAGACGAGTCCCATCACCGCGATGGCCCGCGAGAGGACGAACAGCGAGTCGCGGCCCTGCCAGAGCAACCAGCCGGTGTAGAGACACGCCGGGACCGCCAGCACGGTCAGGATGCCCTCGACGTAGCTCTTGTGGACGAACGCGAAGTGCGGGATCAGGACGAACCAGAAGCCGGCGAACCCCGCCCACGCACCCGCCGTCAGTCCGCGACCGAGGTCGGGACGGCGGTCCGCGAGGAGGACCCCGGCGAGAAACGTCGCGATGACGACCCACGCGAGCGCGTCGGAGAGCGGTCCCGGTGCCCACGCGAACGCGTCGAGCAGGGCGTCGAACATACCCGAACCGACGCCCGCGTCGGATAAATCCCTTGTCGTTGCGTGTAGCGGACCCGACCGACCGGGCGACAGGTGCGAACACCGTCGCTACTCGGGAGATATCACGGCGACGCTACCGCTGGCGGGTGTAGCGTCCGAAAGAAAGAACCGCGAAAGGACCGGCGGAAGCCGGTTAGTTAGTTGTCGACGTTAGTCGCGCCGGAGCGCGAGCAGGGCCGCACCGAGCAGGGCGAGGACTGCCACGACGGCACCGAAGCCGGGCGTGGTCGTCGTCGTCGTCTCGGTCGGCGTCGGCGTCGCGGTCGCCGTTGCCGTCGGCGTCGGCGTGGCCGTCGGCGTCGGCGTCGGCGTTGCCGTCGGCGTGTCCGTCGGCGTCGGCGTCGCGGTCGGCGTCTCCGTGTCGACCTGCTCGACGACGATGCCGTCGAACTCGGTCGTGCCGTCGAGGGACGGCGACGCGCTCACGGTTGCCGTGAAGTTCGTACCGACCGGCGTGTCCGCGAAGTCGAACGTCGCGTTGTACGTGCCGTCTGCCGACACGTTGACGGTCTCACTCATGACGAACGGGTTCTCGGCACCACTGACGGACCGGACGCGCACGGTGATCTCGCTACCGGGCGCGATGGTCGTCGTGCCGGTGACCTCGCCGTCCTCGGCCTGGCCGATTTCGACGATGTCCTGAGCGTTCGTGTTGAGGGGAGCCTCACGGTCGACGACGCGGAAGTTGGTCGAGACGCGCTCGTCCTTCTTCGCGTCGTTCAGGGTACCAGCGTTGTCGTCCTCGGAGACCGCGTTGACCTCGAAGGTCGCGTTGAAGCGGTCGCCGGATTCGACGTCGACGGTGTCACCGCCACGGTCCGCGTCGGCGGTCGTCGGGACCACGACGAAGAGCATGTTCCGCTCGTCGTCGAGGATGAAGCTAAGTTCGCTGGTCGGGATGGTCTTCGGATCGGTGTTCGGGTCCGGGTTCGACTGCTCGACCTGGAGACTGACCGGAGTCGTCTCGGAGTCGTCGTCGACCGCACCGAAGGCACCGTTCAGGTTACCGTTCGCTTCCTGGTAGTTCTCGAGGTAGCCGAAGACACCGGAGGCCTGGACCTGGACGACTGCGAGGTCGCGCTCTGCGACGTCGCGCTGCTGGGTGACGTCGCCTGCCTCGATGGCGGCAATCACGTCGTCACCGGTCTCCAGGTCGCCTGCGGCGTCACTGAAGGTGACCCACGGCTGGGCGGACGTCGTGGCGCGCTCCGTCACGGCGAGCGTGCCGACTGCGTCCGGACCACTGCCGAGGTCCTCCGCGTCGCGGGAGACCTCGATGTCGTAGTTACCAGCGTCGAGCGCGCCCGTGACCGTCGCGTTGAGGTCGTAGACGCTGACGGAGGTGTCGTCCGGCTCTGCGGACATGACGCCACCGTTGTTGCTGGAGGTGTCGTAGGTGTTGATCGTGACGTTCGCAACGCCGTCCTCGTCGTCGTCGACGACTTCGTAGGTGACGTTGTAACCGATGTCCTCGTCACCGACGCGGAGGTAGCCCGTGTCGGTCTCGGAGAACGTGACCGTCATGTTGACTGCGTCACCGGTCTCGACCGTGTACGAACTCTCGTTCAGGTCGAGCTCGGCGGTGCCGGCCTTCTCGACCGTGATGTCGGCCGAGGCCTCTGCCGTCGTGTCGACGACGGAGAAG
This genomic window from Salinirubrum litoreum contains:
- a CDS encoding rhomboid family intramembrane serine protease, translated to MVTRTATVQTLVVFAVVATLQTLAGLVGAGGLFVLDPGSLLDPATVLVSVYAHANLGHLLSNSLALLLLGLAVERGTTRLRFHLFFVTTGVLAGLVQVTVGNLLVAGTAGVLGASGAIFGLLGYLLAGNSVSGSLLSRFDLGRRAQLALFVVVAGVVTVATAAPGVALLAHFTGLLLGLVAGRLRLLRVRE
- the rpsJ gene encoding 30S ribosomal protein S10 — protein: MQQARVRLAGTSPEDLDDICDDVREIANKTGVSLSGPIPLPTKTLEVPTRKSPDGEGTATWEHWEMRVHKRLIDIDADERALRQLMRIQVPNDVSIEIVLED
- the tuf gene encoding translation elongation factor EF-1 subunit alpha yields the protein MSDKPHQNLAIIGHVDHGKSTLVGRLLFETGSVPEHVIEQYREEAEEKGKGGFEFAYVMDNLAEERERGVTIDIAHQEFDTDDYYFTIVDCPGHRDFVKNMITGASQADNAVLVVAADDGVAPQTREHVFLARTLGINELIIAVNKMDVVDYSEDTYKEVKEEVQQLLKQVRFRSDDATYIPISAFEGDNIAERSDNTDWYDGAILLEALNDLPETEPPTDAPLRLPIQDVYTISGIGTVPVGRIETGTLNPGDNVSFQPSDVGGEVKTVEMHHEEVDQAGPGDNVGFNVRGVGKDDIRRGDVCGPADDPPSVAETFQAQVVVMQHPSVITAGYTPVFHAHTAQVACTIESIDQKLDPASGEVAEENPDFIKSGDAAIVTVRPQKPLSIEPSGEIPELGSFAIRDMGQTIAAGKVLDVNER
- a CDS encoding transposase, translated to MSEMVTKTLQATLTTPTTWKEERLQRLLDTYRDALHDAFDNRADTMSAVNDVVTPYELPYQAKDALKSFVPKLRRTYNAEELDDEHPLRLVNRAAKFDYSEERKHGFVWQVPQPGRGTNFWIPLRINPEQESLWFDLLSEDATAGELRLQRHRTSWELHVTVKYPVEEPAEPDDPTYIGFDVGESALITGCALKRDVPRKPMLVSGSRARHLRKEMFMTLRRLQSRDAAEWRVDERFDHYQNALTDIIEKASRQAVEYAGSFDNPVIVLEDLSYIRERLDCGKFMNRRLHAWAFARLQGRIEDKAMEVGIRVEYVNAAYTSQTCHACSRLGQRSRQAEFVCPHDDCHVTEFQADINAAANIAGRVDSWGESVRWEPGHDDSPRDGSACDSATVHRETSPRPG
- the dph5 gene encoding diphthine synthase, whose product is MLSFIGLGLYDERSITVEGQETLRAADRAFAEFYTSRLVGASVADLEAAHGVDIEVRDRAGVEQHPEPILDAAADEHVAFLTAGDTMISTTHVDLRLRAIERGIETEVIHGVTAQSAASSLTGLQNYRFGKATTLPFPYAHGGDDVPQSVIDTIEVNRERGLHTVVYLDIKVDGPRAPDGDHEEYMTADTAAGLLAEGWQDTLGVVVARAGSPDAVVAGDRLSALAARDFGGPLHLLVIPGDLHHVEADALAGLADTPADLLPE
- the artA gene encoding archaeosortase A yields the protein MFDALLDAFAWAPGPLSDALAWVVIATFLAGVLLADRRPDLGRGLTAGAWAGFAGFWFVLIPHFAFVHKSYVEGILTVLAVPACLYTGWLLWQGRDSLFVLSRAIAVMGLVYLPFETIPAVVLAGVAVPAPRELLITTVADQTGFLIQTLGFSPTPVTGPETGYQNAFMFTTDGRRLVFEVVLACTGLGSIAIFAGLIAAVKAPLRRKLRGLAIAVPIIYGLNLLRTTFIGIVFGKQYMQFFVDEVLLLFGSSDPYMVSFFLSDRVISQLLAVVALVGITYLVVRELPELLTVIEDVLYLVTKEEHDLHEALDVSRVRTDGAGDEYAVGGDEESKR
- a CDS encoding BGTF surface domain-containing protein, translating into MVMSVFAGTVAFTGTAAAANADSVTITPNAADEGTTNDHTVTLTATVDTADSQNQNLVLEMPDAVDLSSSSISNPEVTSGAATAGSTNVDSTNNVVNVTVQDDSSGSTSATDTVTLEYELTNVALPQVASDTDVDARFGVDFNADGDYQDADDVSPASGPTQTLTVQDAGSSQSDADNTLNTGSLYFAGQELFVSGSPNTDYQIRLIDSDGDLSTTALSFTTDGAGEALIDTSSLDSESYALVAADNRGTALSVDDGTIGSGTGDTFDITVQTLDAEFDPTTVDNEETSDLSVDSPTRTGDFNASVEADGLSQSTLEDIFGDSVRANTDEVYITLNKDEDIAANFTDVSAGDYQFNFSVVDTTAEASADITVEKAGTAELDLNESSYTVETGDAVNMTVTFSETDTGYLRVGDEDIGYNVTYEVVDDDEDGVANVTINTYDTSSNNGGVMSAEPDDTSVSVYDLNATVTGALDAGNYDIEVSRDAEDLGSGPDAVGTLAVTERATTSAQPWVTFSDAAGDLETGDDVIAAIEAGDVTQQRDVAERDLAVVQVQASGVFGYLENYQEANGNLNGAFGAVDDDSETTPVSLQVEQSNPDPNTDPKTIPTSELSFILDDERNMLFVVVPTTADADRGGDTVDVESGDRFNATFEVNAVSEDDNAGTLNDAKKDERVSTNFRVVDREAPLNTNAQDIVEIGQAEDGEVTGTTTIAPGSEITVRVRSVSGAENPFVMSETVNVSADGTYNATFDFADTPVGTNFTATVSASPSLDGTTEFDGIVVEQVDTETPTATPTPTDTPTATPTPTPTATPTPTATATATPTPTETTTTTTPGFGAVVAVLALLGAALLALRRD